DNA from Halomonas sp. GFAJ-1:
CTTATTCAACACTTGGTTTAAACCTGGGCTAGTGCGCCAGCAGGAAGCTGACGTGCGCCAACGCGCCCTGGAGGTGATTGAGTTCGTCGGGTTACACCATGTGCGAAACGAGCTGGCCGGCAACCTTTCCGGCGGCCAGAAAAAGTTATTAGAGCTTGGCCGCACCATGATGACCGACGCCAAAGTGGTGCTGCTAGATGAAATTGCGGCGGGTGTGAACCGTACGCTGCTAGGCGACTTGATGGGCAACATTGAGCGGCTTAATCGCGAAATGGGCTACACCTTCCTGGTCATTGAACACGATATGGACATGATTTCCCGGCTGTGCGACCCCGTCATTGTGCTGGCCCAGGGCAGCGTCATGGTAGAAGGTCATATTGAAGAGATACAGAATAACCCTGCGGTCATCGAGGCTTATTTCGGCACCGATGCTGCTTAAATAACACGGCTAAACAGCGCGTTAAACGATAAACAAAACAACACGGTCGCCTTGGTTATCCCGTAGGCGGCACTGCTGAGACACTCTCACAGAGACGCTTTCTATGTCTTCAACGCAATCACAGCCACTGCTAGAAGCACGCGATGTGCACGGCGGCTATGGCAGTATGAATATTTTAAACGGGGTTAATATGACCCTGTACGCCGATGAAGTGGGCGTGATTGTTGGCCCTAACGGCGCTGGCAAATCGACCATGCTTAAAGCCGTATTTGGGCTGTTAAACGTTAATCAAGGCGAGATACTGCTCGACGGCCAGCCGATCCATAACCTTCCCCCTAACCAGCTGGTTGAACGCGGGATGGGCTTTGTACCCCAGGAAAAAAACGTCTTCCCCAGCCTTTCCGTTAAAGAGAACCTGGAGATGGGCGCCTACCTCAAGCCGCAAAACGTGAAGCGTATGCTAGAGCAGGTGTACGACTTCTTTCCACCACTGGTGGAAAAGCGCCACCAGCCTGCAGGCGAGCTTTCTGGTGGCCAACGCCAGATGGTGGCCATGGGCCGCGCGCTAATGGCCGAGCCCAGCCTGCTGCTGCTGGATGAGCCGACTGCCGGGCTTTCGCCGCTCTACATGAACGAAATTTTCGACCGGGTGAAAAAAATCAACGCCGCAGGCGTGGGTATTTTAATGGTCGAACAGAACGCAAAGCAGGCGTTAGCCATTGCCGACAAAGGCTTTGTGCTGGCGGCAGGCCAGAACCGCTTTACGGATACCGGGGCTGCATTGCTTGCCAACCCTGATGTTGCTAAAAGCTTTTTGGGCGGCTAGCCCGGGGGATAAACGCGTGAACGAACTGGTCTTTTTTATTAATAACGTGGTGATTGCAGGCAGTGTCACCGGCTCTATTTATGCCATTGGTGCGATTGGCGTGACGCTGATTTTCAGCATTATGCGCTTTGCCCATTTTGCTCATGCCGACATGATGACCTTTGGCGCTTTTATGGTGCTCCTGCTCACCACGGCCTTTCCTGCCGCAGGCGCCAGTATCGGCGTGCCTACGGCGCTAGTTATGTTGCCACTGGCCATGGTATTAACCGCAGCGCTGGCGGTGGGTATTGATAAGGCGTTTTACAAGCCACTGCGCGCTCACGGCGTTAAGCCCATCGTCATGGTGATTGGCTCCTTGGGCGTGACGCTGATGCTCCAGGGGCTTATTCGCCTATTTGCAGGCACCAGCGGGCAAAGCCTTTACGTGGATGATCGCAAGGAAATTTTCCGCATTGCGCTGCCCTTTGAAGGCGTACGAGCGCCGATCGTGATCACCGAACCGCAAATTTATCTGTTTGTGATTACACTGGTAGCCGTCATCGCCCTGCACCTGTTTCTTAACCGCTCGCGGCTGGGCAAAGCAATGCGCGCTATGTCTGACAACCCCGAGCTCGCCCAGGCATCAGGTATTAACACCAACACCATTGTGGCCGTCACCTGGGTAATTGCAGGGGGGCTCGCGGCCATTGCTGGCACCCTACTCTCACTGGATGTGACCTTCAAACCTGACCTTAGCTTCTTCTTGCTACTACCGATTTTCGCAGCGGCCATTGTAGGCGGCGTTGGTCACCCCTATGGCGCCATTGCCGGCGGCTTTGTGGTGGGCTTTGCTGAAACCCTGGCGGTATTTAACTGGAATGTACTGCTGCGCCCTTTCCGCGACAGCTTCCCGGCTTGGCTTGAGCTGCCTAACAATCTCGCCTTCGTGGGCACCGAGTATAAGATAGTGGTGCCATTCTTTATTCTGGTGGCCATCCTGGTGTGGCGTCCTACCGGACTGTTTAAGGGCAAGGTGATCTAATGAGCCATTCCACACAAACGCGTAACCCTGATTACACGCCCAAAGACTCCACCACTGGGCGCCGTTTTCCGCTGCGGGAGCTAATGCTGTTTGGTGCGCTATTGGTCGCTGTGCTGGCGGTATACGCCATAATGGGCGCCGCCTACAGCACGCGCATGCTGGTAGAGGCTGCCTGCTATGCCATTTTAGCTTTGGGGTTAACCATTCAATGGGGCTACGCCGGGCAGTTCAACGCAGGGGTAATGGGCTTTGTAGCGTTAGGCGGCTTCTGCGCCATGCTGTTCAGCGTGCCGGTGAATGACGCTTTCTGGGGCACCGAGCTACCCGGCGAACTGGGCCGCGTACTGCTTTACGGCATCGCGGCGACGCTGGTGGTAGTCGGCGCTACCAAGCTACACCGATTGGGCGTTCCCAAAACCTTGCGTACCATCATCGCCGTATTACTGGCAGTGGTGCTCTATTTAGTGGTCATCAGCTTACTGCGCGATGTGACCAGTCAAATTCAGTCACAAGCCGGGTTCGTGGGTGGGTTTGGCTTACCTGCCTGGACGGGCTGGATAGTCGGCGGCGCGTTAGCCGGTGGGGTTGGCTACTTTATTGGCCATGTGTGTCTTGGCCTGCGTAGCGACTACCTCGCCATCGCCACCTTGGGTATTGCCGAGATCATCAAAGCCTTTTTGAAAAACTCCGACTGGCTAACCCGCGGTACCGCCACCGTTTCCCCACTCCCCTGGCCCACCCCCGGCCCGGCTGAGCTAGGCTTCACCCTGTCGCGAGCAATCTACCTATCGGTTACGGCGGTGGTGATCGCGGTGATTTTCTTTCTGCTCCACCGCGCCTATAACGCTCCTTGGGGTCGGATGATCCGCGCTATCCGCGATAACGAAGTCTCATCAGCGGCCATGGGTAAAGATATCAATAAGCGCCGTCTGGAAATTTTCGTATTAGGCTGCATTTTGATGGGACTTGGCGGCGGCATGCTGGCTACGTTTAATAGCCTGTTCGACCCTCAAGGCTATCTGCCGCTTAACCACACCTTTTTGGTACTGGTAATGGTGATCCTGGGCGGCCCTGGCAACAATTTAGGCACCATTTTCGGCGCAGTGGCGGTCTACATTATCTGGATCATGTCGGAGCCGCTGGCATTAGCTCTAATGCAGATGGCGGTCTTTATTGGCGAAGGCTGGTTTGGCTGGGAGCCGCCGCGCGGCTTAGAAAGCCGAGCACTCCAAGCACGGGTATTTGTGATCGGCCTGCTCATTACCCTGGTGCTGCGCTTCGCCCCCAAAGGGCTGCTGCCTGAGAAAATATCGCAGCACGGTTAACGATCGCACTTACCTCTAACCAAAAAACGCCCTTAAGCTAGTGGCTTAAGGGCGTTTTGCTATTAGGGGGCAAAAAGCGCTCAGTGGCTAGAAGTCATCGCCCGCGAGCAGCAAATCGTTTTTAGGCGAATTGCCAGCAAGAGCACTACGCGAAGGCTGACCATTGTTGGGAAGCTGCCCCACTGTCGGAGTGGCATCGCCCAATACAAAGCCGCTTATCAAGGTATTAAGCTGCTCTGCCTGCTGACGCATGCGGTTGGCGGTGGCGGTACTCTCCTCAACTAACGCTGCGTTTTGCTGAGTCATGCCATCGAGCTGTACAACAGCCGTGTTTACTTCGCTCACCCCGACACTCTGCTCTTTAGAGCCAGCGCTAATATCAGCGATGACGGTAGCCACTTGATGCACGCTGCCTAAAATCTCTCGCATTGTGTTACCCGCCCGCTGCACGATTTGGCTGCCCTTTTGTGAGTGCTCAACCGAGGTGGCGATCAGCGTTTTAATTTCTTGAGCCGCCTCTGCAGAGCGCTGAGCCAGCTTTCTTACCTCTTGGGCAACAACCGCAAACCCTCGCCCATGCTCGCCCGCTCGGGCGGCCTCTACCGATGCGTTGAGCGCCAAGATATTGGTCTGAAAAGCGATCGAATCAATGAGCGTGACAATTTCACTGATTTGACCAGAGGAGGCTTTGATATCGGCCATCGTTCGCTCGACATCTTCCATCGCTGTTTGCCCCTGGGTGACAACACTAGCGCTGTCTTGCACCATTCGGTCAGCTGTTTGAGCATGCTCGGCATTATGCTCAACGGTTGACGTAATCTCTTCCATGGCCGAAGAGGTCTGCTGCAAGCTGGCTGCTGCTTGGTCGGTGCGCGTCGCTAACTCCTCACTACCCTGCGCGATATTATCTGCCGCTTGATAAACCGTTAAGGCGCTGTGCCTAACATCGCTAAGCATGGACTGTATGTGCGCTAAAAAACGGTTGAAATCCTCTGCCAGCACACCTACTTCATCACGGCTGGTGACCTGTAGGCGCTGGGTAAGATCGCCACGACCAGAAGCCACCTCAGCAGCGACTGCCTGGATGTGATGAGAAGTGTGGCGGATCCGTTTAACCGTGCGCCGCGCTAACCAGATCGCCAATGCCGTTATGGCAAGATTAATGACCGTGGCAATAATCCAAAGGCGAATAAAGGCCATTTTCAGATCAGCCATCGCCGCAGCTTCAACCGCCGCCATCGTCGTATCAATATCCGTCACATAAACACCAGCACCGACCACCCAACCCCATCCATCGATGGCCTCGGCATAGGAGTATTTTGGCTCGGCATTGCCTGTCACCGGGTGCGGCCAATCGTACTGGTAGAAACCACCCCCTTGCTGCGCCAGCACCGCCATATCACGAATCATTTCGCGCCCGCTTGCATCCCGCGCATCCAGCATATTCGTGCCGACGCTTTCAGGCAGTGCCGGCTGCACCAGCATCGTGCCATCCATCTCATAGGCAAACACATAGTTGTCATTTTCAAAGC
Protein-coding regions in this window:
- a CDS encoding ABC transporter ATP-binding protein, yielding MKPLIEVQHVNKAFGGLQVINDCSIRVEKGSITGMIGPNGAGKSTLFNLIAGALTPDSGRILLDGEDITALSADQRFHKGLLRTFQIAHEFSQMSALENLMMVPPNQAGERLFNTWFKPGLVRQQEADVRQRALEVIEFVGLHHVRNELAGNLSGGQKKLLELGRTMMTDAKVVLLDEIAAGVNRTLLGDLMGNIERLNREMGYTFLVIEHDMDMISRLCDPVIVLAQGSVMVEGHIEEIQNNPAVIEAYFGTDAA
- a CDS encoding ABC transporter ATP-binding protein — translated: MSSTQSQPLLEARDVHGGYGSMNILNGVNMTLYADEVGVIVGPNGAGKSTMLKAVFGLLNVNQGEILLDGQPIHNLPPNQLVERGMGFVPQEKNVFPSLSVKENLEMGAYLKPQNVKRMLEQVYDFFPPLVEKRHQPAGELSGGQRQMVAMGRALMAEPSLLLLDEPTAGLSPLYMNEIFDRVKKINAAGVGILMVEQNAKQALAIADKGFVLAAGQNRFTDTGAALLANPDVAKSFLGG
- a CDS encoding branched-chain amino acid ABC transporter permease, producing MNELVFFINNVVIAGSVTGSIYAIGAIGVTLIFSIMRFAHFAHADMMTFGAFMVLLLTTAFPAAGASIGVPTALVMLPLAMVLTAALAVGIDKAFYKPLRAHGVKPIVMVIGSLGVTLMLQGLIRLFAGTSGQSLYVDDRKEIFRIALPFEGVRAPIVITEPQIYLFVITLVAVIALHLFLNRSRLGKAMRAMSDNPELAQASGINTNTIVAVTWVIAGGLAAIAGTLLSLDVTFKPDLSFFLLLPIFAAAIVGGVGHPYGAIAGGFVVGFAETLAVFNWNVLLRPFRDSFPAWLELPNNLAFVGTEYKIVVPFFILVAILVWRPTGLFKGKVI
- a CDS encoding branched-chain amino acid ABC transporter permease, translating into MSHSTQTRNPDYTPKDSTTGRRFPLRELMLFGALLVAVLAVYAIMGAAYSTRMLVEAACYAILALGLTIQWGYAGQFNAGVMGFVALGGFCAMLFSVPVNDAFWGTELPGELGRVLLYGIAATLVVVGATKLHRLGVPKTLRTIIAVLLAVVLYLVVISLLRDVTSQIQSQAGFVGGFGLPAWTGWIVGGALAGGVGYFIGHVCLGLRSDYLAIATLGIAEIIKAFLKNSDWLTRGTATVSPLPWPTPGPAELGFTLSRAIYLSVTAVVIAVIFFLLHRAYNAPWGRMIRAIRDNEVSSAAMGKDINKRRLEIFVLGCILMGLGGGMLATFNSLFDPQGYLPLNHTFLVLVMVILGGPGNNLGTIFGAVAVYIIWIMSEPLALALMQMAVFIGEGWFGWEPPRGLESRALQARVFVIGLLITLVLRFAPKGLLPEKISQHG
- a CDS encoding chemotaxis protein; translation: MKTTRGPLTRLFHCMEGSLQFKIMLLVLMPLVLSSGCLLVLEGVDRYRNNQVQVEQQRTLLVEAREQGVRSSVELASSMIREIQATVSNTQRAQAQAVQLLSSMRFENDNYVFAYEMDGTMLVQPALPESVGTNMLDARDASGREMIRDMAVLAQQGGGFYQYDWPHPVTGNAEPKYSYAEAIDGWGWVVGAGVYVTDIDTTMAAVEAAAMADLKMAFIRLWIIATVINLAITALAIWLARRTVKRIRHTSHHIQAVAAEVASGRGDLTQRLQVTSRDEVGVLAEDFNRFLAHIQSMLSDVRHSALTVYQAADNIAQGSEELATRTDQAAASLQQTSSAMEEITSTVEHNAEHAQTADRMVQDSASVVTQGQTAMEDVERTMADIKASSGQISEIVTLIDSIAFQTNILALNASVEAARAGEHGRGFAVVAQEVRKLAQRSAEAAQEIKTLIATSVEHSQKGSQIVQRAGNTMREILGSVHQVATVIADISAGSKEQSVGVSEVNTAVVQLDGMTQQNAALVEESTATANRMRQQAEQLNTLISGFVLGDATPTVGQLPNNGQPSRSALAGNSPKNDLLLAGDDF